A single window of Drosophila suzukii chromosome 3, CBGP_Dsuzu_IsoJpt1.0, whole genome shotgun sequence DNA harbors:
- the LOC108014120 gene encoding prion-like-(Q/N-rich) domain-bearing protein 25 isoform X1, whose product MSNFHWFLTLGVLFCAVLNPQGDGGALAVFWPCENAEDCTADGSSCDLASGQCECSTFDSVFADNFTQCLATSLIGESCDDSVQCNLMPTGASCKAGVCDCADGQNYLRGKCRPLNGLGESCETDLDCYFGYDRASVSCQQNVCGCANGYYNRYGNICRRKSMEENDACVVNEDCDALGAGAECVGLVCTYVDEITTTPAEDTETANPGSPEDDSTTAEAITETAEAEQEPTFRSRRRQLTKAFVHAPPPTHSDAAAQVSFAQLTNGDTEPLISPRSHEIAVQTSIEKYELKEVGRSVRNAATTTTATASTSTSSRRTSSRNQSHALNQRRRFPALFRFDDEDIKTYSTLGSSRDDDDADEKKYGSSCTDNGKSCSGLPHSICTKNICLCRQGYYARNGKCFAELGEIAESTDECEYEFDEVSKTCVCQKNYFYERDLRNCRKPIQYHLSCTSNSQCSPFGASYCHPEIPRRCTCEEYALYDAIKQLCEYKQGLGAECESNDACPVDHSVCSNRLCVCADNYFEKDEMCLRGIGADCSVEDDCVAENTSCLEKDEEEQSRTCQCRKGYVHFKDQCLKEAEELEDECVEDEQCKPLLASCNTEGKCGCTDEQHEKNGVCEVKRELGESCTKATECYIEKDPENIECRNSVCQCKFGYTANSEQKQCIRVMPNKKNSSGRPSALKIITFMLIGSAFLITSAAIKQAYY is encoded by the exons ATGTCAAACTTCCATTGGTTCCTAACGCTCGGCGTCCTTTTTTGTGCGGTTCTCAATCCTCAAg GCGACGGCGGCGCGTTGGCCGTATTTTGGCCATGTGAAAACGCGGAGGACTGCACAGCTGACGGTTCGAGCTGCGACTTGGCCAGCGGGCAGTGCGAGTGCTCCACATTCGACTCGGTGTTCGCGGATAACTTCACCCAATGCCTGGCGACGTCCCTCATTGGTGAATCGTGCGACGACAGCGTCCAGTGCAATCTTATGCCAACGGGGGCCAGTTGTAAAGCTGGGGTCTGCGATTGCGCCGATGGCCAGAACTATCTGCGTGGCAAGTGTCGCCCACTGAACGGACTCGGCGAGTCCTGCGAAACG GACTTGGACTGCTATTTTGGCTACGATCGTGCGTCTGTGAGTTGTCAGCAAAACGTGTGCGGCTGTGCAAATGGCTATTATAACAGATATGGAAACATCTGCCGTCGAAAATCAATGG aaGAAAACGATGCCTGCGTCGTTAACGAGGACTGTGATGCACTGGGCGCCGGTGCCGAGTGCGTGGGGCTAGTATGCACCTATGTGGACGAGATCACAACGACTCCGGCGGAGGACACGGAGACAGCCAATCCGGGCTCGCCGGAGGATGACTCAACCACAGCGGAGGCCATCACCGAGACCGCCGAGGCTGAGCAGGAACCGACCTTCAGGAGCCGCCGCCGCCAGCTAACCAAGGCCTTTGTCCATGCCCCCCCGCCCACTCACAGCGATGCCGCCGCCCAGGTGTCCTTCGCCCAGCTCACCAATGGCGACACCGAGCCACTCATCTCCCCACGATCCCATGAGATCGCCGTCCAGACGAGCATCGAGAAGTACGAGCTGAAGGAGGTGGGGCGCAGTGTCCGAAATGcggccaccaccaccacagccACCGCCTCCACGAGCACCAGTAGCCGGCGCACCTCCAGCCGGAACCAGAGCCACGCCCTCAACCAACGCCGCCGATTTCCCGCCCTCTTCCGCTTTGATGACGAGGACATCAAGACCTACTCCACGCTGGGATCTAGCCGCGATGACGACGACGCCGATGAGAAGAAGT ATGGCAGCAGCTGTACGGATAATGGAAAGTCATGTTCGGGTCTGCCGCACTCGATTTgcacaaaaaatatttgcctGTGTCGCCAGGGTTATTATGCCCGCAATGGAAAATGTTTTGCAG AACTGGGAGAAATCGCAGAGAGCACGGACGAGTGCGAATATGAGTTCGACGAGGTGTCGAAAACTTGCGTATGCCAAAAGAACTATTTTTACGAAAGGGATTTGCGGAATTGCAGGAAAC CTATCCAATATCACCTGTCCTGCACATCGAACAGCCAATGCAGTCCCTTTGGAGCCTCCTATTGCCACCCGGAGATCCCGAGGCGTTGCACCTGCGAGGAGTACGCCCTATACGATGCCATCAAACAGCTCTGCGAATATAAACAGGGTCTGGGGGCCGAGTGCGAGTCGAATGATGCCTGTCCCGTGGATCACTCCGTCTGCTCCAACCGGCTGTGCGTCTGTGCGGATAACTACTTTGAAAAGGACGAGATGTGTCTGCGGGGAATCGGAGCCGACTGTTCGGTGGAGGATGACTGCGTAGCTGAGAACACCAGCTGCTTGGAAAAGGACGAGGAGGAGCAGTCACGCACATGCCAGTGCCGAAAGGGATATGTACACTTCAAGGATCAGTGCCTCAAGGAAG cTGAGGAGCTGGAGGACGAGTGCGTCGAGGATGAGCAGTGCAAACCTCTCCTGGCCAGTTGCAATACGGAGGGCAAGTGTGGTTGCACCGATGAGCAACACGAGAAGAACGGAGTCTGCGAGGTGAAGCGCG AGCTTGGAGAATCGTGCACAAAAGCCACCGAGTGTTATATAGAGAAGGATCCCGAGAATATCGAGTGTCGTAACTCCGTGTGTCAATGCAAATTCGGATATACGGCGAACTCCGAGCAAAAGCAGTGCATTCGCGTGATGCCCAACAAGAAAA ATTCTTCCGGTAGACCCAGTGCTCTCAAAATCATCACCTTCATGCTGATTGGCTCCGCTTTCCTGATCACCAGTGCGGCCATAAAGCAGGCCTACTACTAA
- the LOC108011582 gene encoding sialin — protein sequence MSSQSWTLPRLSQSSASTHGLLGSVRLTYAICAFLSTCLHAAMRNMLGMIILKMVMPRPDDELDIQPEVARLNEINITSTGRCGSSRIVLHPLIQETQSGDLPWTRNQELAFPGVYYYGYVVSISLSGYLADRCSSKMLFIVSLILEAIAYILLPLMAHFSFETAVIDLVICGLLAGCGNPAMYKLFVTWAHPTERTALLSFAYSGILMGSMLVYPVASYLSNFGWELSFYVVGGVSLFFGIACCFLMYDTIEEHPRISDLEVDYLMQGRRHLGLEEQQVLRIPWKKLLTAPPTYAFVLTHMFHNYTFLIISLLMPRFMREAMEFDLREVGFLSAAPYLGGIFSKAVCILGGSYVERRVGPDQNRMRKMLYGISSILTSSLIWIIILADCEDKILVLLMFAFLMASTDMGFSGYWPTLLYFAPSFAGLLSGLANGMAHLSGFLAPHLVAALVHTGSKKEWNSVLLTLIAFNTMAMLVFGFCSSTNLQPWDPRSEKEKTRSTPAKEICS from the exons ATGAGCAGCCAGTCGTGGACGCTGCCCCGCCTTTCACAATCAAGTGCGTCCACCCACGGGCTCCTGGGATCCGTGCGGTTGACCTACGCAATATGCGCCTTCTTGTCCACTTGTCTCCATGCCGCCATGCGGAACATGCTGGGCATGATCATCCTCAAGATGGTCATGCCACGACCCGACGATGAACTGGATATTCAGCCGGAGGTGGCTCGACTTAATGAGATCAACATCACCTCAACAGGGCGTTGCGGATCTTCTCGGATTGTTCTCCACCCACTGATCCAAGAGACTCAG TCGGGAGACTTACCATGGACCCGAAACCAAGAACTGGCTTTTCCTGGTGTATACTACTATGGCTATGTGGTTTCCATCTCGTTGTCCGGCTATCTGGCAGATCGGTGCAGCAGCAAGATGTTGTTCATAGTGTCTCTGATCCTCGAAGCTATCGCCTATATCCTGCTCCCTctgatggcccatttcagtttcGAGACGGCGGTTATTGATCTCGTCATATGCGGCTTGCTAGCG GGCTGCGGAAACCCTGCGATGTATAAACTGTTTGTCACCTGGGCTCATCCCACAGAGCGAACGGCGCTCCTGTCCTTCGCCTATAGTGGTATTCTTATGGGATCCATGTTGGTTTACCCGGTGGCCAGTTACCTAAGCAACTTTGGCTGGGAGCTGTCATTCTATGTCGTCGGTGGGGTTTCTCTCTTCTTTGGCATCGCCTGTTGCTTTCTCATGTACGACACCATAGAGGAGCATCCCCGCATCTCGGATTTGGAGGTGGATTACTTGATGCAAGGAAGGCGCCATTTGGGACTTGAGGAACAGCAG GTTCTGAGGATTCCCTGGAAGAAGCTGTTAACGGCTCCGCCAACATATGCCTTCGTCCTAACCCACATGTTCCACAACTACACCTTTCTGATTATAAGTCTTCTGATGCCGCGATTTATGCGCGAGGCCATGGAATTCGACCTGCGAGAGGTGGGCTTCCTTTCGGCTGCTCCGTATCTGGGCGGGATCTTTTCTAAAGCAGTGTGCATCCTGGGTGGCAGCTACGTTGAAAGACGAGTGGGTCCCGATCAGAACCGCATGCGAAAAATGCTCTACGGAATCT CCAGTATTCTGACGTCGTCTTTGATATGGATCATCATTCTGGCTGATTGTGAAGACAAAATACTGGTCCTGTTGATGTTTGCTTTCTTGATGGCCTCTACGGATATGGGTTTCAGTGGCTACTGGCCCACGCTGCTCTACTTCGCGCCATCTTTCGCGGGATTACTTTCAGGATTGGCCAATGGAATGGCCCATCTCTCCGGATTCCTAGCGCCACATCTTGTCGCCGCTTTAGTGCACACT GGTAGTAAAAAGGAATGGAACTCGGTGCTGTTAACACTGATAGCATTTAATACGATGGCCATGTTGGTGTTTGGATTCTGCAGTAGTACCAATCTCCAACCTTGGGATCCTCGCAGcgaaaaggaaaaaacaagATCTACACCAGCAAAAGAAATCTGTAGTTAA
- the LOC108014120 gene encoding prion-like-(Q/N-rich) domain-bearing protein 25 isoform X2 yields MPTGASCKAGVCDCADGQNYLRGKCRPLNGLGESCETDLDCYFGYDRASVSCQQNVCGCANGYYNRYGNICRRKSMEENDACVVNEDCDALGAGAECVGLVCTYVDEITTTPAEDTETANPGSPEDDSTTAEAITETAEAEQEPTFRSRRRQLTKAFVHAPPPTHSDAAAQVSFAQLTNGDTEPLISPRSHEIAVQTSIEKYELKEVGRSVRNAATTTTATASTSTSSRRTSSRNQSHALNQRRRFPALFRFDDEDIKTYSTLGSSRDDDDADEKKYGSSCTDNGKSCSGLPHSICTKNICLCRQGYYARNGKCFAELGEIAESTDECEYEFDEVSKTCVCQKNYFYERDLRNCRKPIQYHLSCTSNSQCSPFGASYCHPEIPRRCTCEEYALYDAIKQLCEYKQGLGAECESNDACPVDHSVCSNRLCVCADNYFEKDEMCLRGIGADCSVEDDCVAENTSCLEKDEEEQSRTCQCRKGYVHFKDQCLKEAEELEDECVEDEQCKPLLASCNTEGKCGCTDEQHEKNGVCEVKRELGESCTKATECYIEKDPENIECRNSVCQCKFGYTANSEQKQCIRVMPNKKNSSGRPSALKIITFMLIGSAFLITSAAIKQAYY; encoded by the exons ATGCCAACGGGGGCCAGTTGTAAAGCTGGGGTCTGCGATTGCGCCGATGGCCAGAACTATCTGCGTGGCAAGTGTCGCCCACTGAACGGACTCGGCGAGTCCTGCGAAACG GACTTGGACTGCTATTTTGGCTACGATCGTGCGTCTGTGAGTTGTCAGCAAAACGTGTGCGGCTGTGCAAATGGCTATTATAACAGATATGGAAACATCTGCCGTCGAAAATCAATGG aaGAAAACGATGCCTGCGTCGTTAACGAGGACTGTGATGCACTGGGCGCCGGTGCCGAGTGCGTGGGGCTAGTATGCACCTATGTGGACGAGATCACAACGACTCCGGCGGAGGACACGGAGACAGCCAATCCGGGCTCGCCGGAGGATGACTCAACCACAGCGGAGGCCATCACCGAGACCGCCGAGGCTGAGCAGGAACCGACCTTCAGGAGCCGCCGCCGCCAGCTAACCAAGGCCTTTGTCCATGCCCCCCCGCCCACTCACAGCGATGCCGCCGCCCAGGTGTCCTTCGCCCAGCTCACCAATGGCGACACCGAGCCACTCATCTCCCCACGATCCCATGAGATCGCCGTCCAGACGAGCATCGAGAAGTACGAGCTGAAGGAGGTGGGGCGCAGTGTCCGAAATGcggccaccaccaccacagccACCGCCTCCACGAGCACCAGTAGCCGGCGCACCTCCAGCCGGAACCAGAGCCACGCCCTCAACCAACGCCGCCGATTTCCCGCCCTCTTCCGCTTTGATGACGAGGACATCAAGACCTACTCCACGCTGGGATCTAGCCGCGATGACGACGACGCCGATGAGAAGAAGT ATGGCAGCAGCTGTACGGATAATGGAAAGTCATGTTCGGGTCTGCCGCACTCGATTTgcacaaaaaatatttgcctGTGTCGCCAGGGTTATTATGCCCGCAATGGAAAATGTTTTGCAG AACTGGGAGAAATCGCAGAGAGCACGGACGAGTGCGAATATGAGTTCGACGAGGTGTCGAAAACTTGCGTATGCCAAAAGAACTATTTTTACGAAAGGGATTTGCGGAATTGCAGGAAAC CTATCCAATATCACCTGTCCTGCACATCGAACAGCCAATGCAGTCCCTTTGGAGCCTCCTATTGCCACCCGGAGATCCCGAGGCGTTGCACCTGCGAGGAGTACGCCCTATACGATGCCATCAAACAGCTCTGCGAATATAAACAGGGTCTGGGGGCCGAGTGCGAGTCGAATGATGCCTGTCCCGTGGATCACTCCGTCTGCTCCAACCGGCTGTGCGTCTGTGCGGATAACTACTTTGAAAAGGACGAGATGTGTCTGCGGGGAATCGGAGCCGACTGTTCGGTGGAGGATGACTGCGTAGCTGAGAACACCAGCTGCTTGGAAAAGGACGAGGAGGAGCAGTCACGCACATGCCAGTGCCGAAAGGGATATGTACACTTCAAGGATCAGTGCCTCAAGGAAG cTGAGGAGCTGGAGGACGAGTGCGTCGAGGATGAGCAGTGCAAACCTCTCCTGGCCAGTTGCAATACGGAGGGCAAGTGTGGTTGCACCGATGAGCAACACGAGAAGAACGGAGTCTGCGAGGTGAAGCGCG AGCTTGGAGAATCGTGCACAAAAGCCACCGAGTGTTATATAGAGAAGGATCCCGAGAATATCGAGTGTCGTAACTCCGTGTGTCAATGCAAATTCGGATATACGGCGAACTCCGAGCAAAAGCAGTGCATTCGCGTGATGCCCAACAAGAAAA ATTCTTCCGGTAGACCCAGTGCTCTCAAAATCATCACCTTCATGCTGATTGGCTCCGCTTTCCTGATCACCAGTGCGGCCATAAAGCAGGCCTACTACTAA